A single Dehalococcoidales bacterium DNA region contains:
- a CDS encoding CoB--CoM heterodisulfide reductase iron-sulfur subunit A family protein, with translation MIVARDYVFMCSEPGQEMIGKDIRDLGLNRVVVAACSPIMHESTFRRTCQKAGLNPYLIEIANIREQCSWVTENKQMATEKAKALLNAAVKRVYYHQPLETRKIPFNPNTLIVGGGIAGIRAALEIADSGHKVYLVERSPSIGGHMMQLDKTFPTLDCSACILTPKMTEAGNHPYIELMSYSEVVEASGYIGNFRIRIRKKARYVNGDRCNGCGLCQEKCPSKVDSEFEAGMGKRKAIYTPFPQAVPNIPVIDADHCTYFLKGTCRLCEEVCEAGAIDFGQEDEIVEVEAGSIILATGYSVFDPVAIHQYGYRRLDNVITSLEFERLVNSSGQTGGNIVLKDGSVPRSIAIIQCVGSRDRNYHDYCSRVCCMYALKYAHLIKEKTGAEVYQYYIDMRCFGKGYEEFYERIAGEGVSFIRGKVGEVTDRALNDEEKGRLVVVAEDTLLGSMIRVPVDMVILCTAMEPQQDAEAVARLFNISRSADGFFLERHPKLDPVATSSEGIFVAGCCQSPKDIPDTVAQASAAAARILSLISKGEVEIEAAIASIDEKLCSGCGICGSLCPYSAILLDEEKKFYKVNEALCKGCGTCVAACPVSAITGRHFTAEQIMAEIEGLLI, from the coding sequence CGCAGAACATGTCAGAAAGCGGGGCTGAATCCGTATTTAATCGAAATAGCCAATATTCGCGAGCAGTGCTCCTGGGTGACCGAGAACAAGCAGATGGCGACGGAGAAGGCCAAAGCCCTGCTGAATGCCGCTGTAAAGCGGGTTTACTATCACCAACCTCTGGAAACCAGGAAGATACCGTTTAATCCCAATACTCTGATAGTAGGCGGCGGCATCGCCGGTATCAGAGCCGCGCTGGAAATCGCCGATTCCGGACACAAGGTCTATCTGGTCGAACGAAGCCCCAGTATCGGCGGACATATGATGCAACTGGACAAGACGTTCCCCACCCTGGACTGCTCGGCTTGCATCCTCACCCCAAAGATGACTGAAGCAGGAAATCATCCCTATATTGAGCTCATGAGCTACAGCGAGGTGGTAGAAGCTTCGGGTTACATCGGGAATTTCAGGATTAGAATTCGAAAAAAGGCACGGTATGTCAACGGCGACAGGTGTAACGGCTGTGGTTTGTGTCAGGAGAAATGCCCCTCGAAGGTCGATAGCGAGTTTGAGGCCGGCATGGGTAAGAGGAAGGCTATCTATACCCCGTTCCCCCAGGCCGTACCCAACATACCGGTCATCGACGCCGATCACTGCACCTATTTCCTGAAAGGTACCTGCCGTCTTTGTGAGGAGGTCTGTGAGGCGGGTGCGATCGATTTCGGGCAGGAAGATGAAATAGTCGAGGTGGAGGCAGGCTCAATAATCTTAGCCACCGGATACAGCGTGTTCGACCCTGTTGCCATCCACCAGTATGGCTACCGGCGACTGGATAACGTTATTACCAGCCTCGAGTTCGAGAGGCTGGTCAACTCATCCGGTCAGACGGGCGGCAATATAGTGCTGAAAGACGGCTCCGTCCCCCGGAGCATTGCTATCATTCAATGTGTGGGCAGTCGGGACAGGAACTACCATGATTACTGCTCCCGGGTGTGCTGTATGTACGCCCTTAAGTACGCCCACCTGATAAAAGAGAAAACCGGCGCCGAAGTGTATCAGTACTATATCGATATGCGCTGCTTCGGCAAGGGCTACGAGGAATTCTATGAGCGTATTGCCGGCGAAGGGGTCAGCTTCATACGCGGCAAGGTGGGTGAAGTTACCGACAGGGCCCTTAATGACGAGGAGAAGGGTAGACTGGTTGTGGTAGCCGAAGATACTCTGCTGGGATCGATGATAAGGGTGCCGGTGGATATGGTTATCCTGTGTACCGCTATGGAACCGCAGCAAGATGCTGAGGCCGTGGCCCGGCTCTTCAATATCAGCCGGAGTGCCGACGGCTTCTTTTTGGAGAGGCACCCCAAGCTGGATCCGGTAGCCACCAGCAGCGAGGGTATTTTTGTGGCCGGTTGCTGCCAGAGCCCCAAGGACATTCCCGATACCGTCGCTCAAGCCTCGGCAGCGGCGGCTCGCATTCTGTCCCTGATCAGTAAAGGTGAGGTAGAGATCGAGGCAGCTATCGCCAGCATTGATGAGAAGCTTTGCTCCGGATGCGGGATATGCGGATCCCTCTGCCCTTACAGTGCTATCTTGCTCGATGAGGAAAAGAAGTTTTACAAAGTAAATGAAGCCTTGTGTAAAGGCTGCGGCACGTGCGTTGCTGCCTGCCCTGTCAGCGCTATTACCGGCAGGCATTTTACCGCCGAGCAAATCATGGCTGAAATCGAGGGCCTGTTGATATGA